Proteins co-encoded in one Phycodurus eques isolate BA_2022a chromosome 21, UOR_Pequ_1.1, whole genome shotgun sequence genomic window:
- the LOC133396801 gene encoding agouti-signaling protein-like, with amino-acid sequence MKLSLLCLFVLFLAFVSGGLLTSNDLQSGSSDLTKNSRRAGFFPNKHRTLFARRGQYEQHKLLMMRPKVLPILPKYSSTNAPKPAPATCSHRGQSCLPNQGCCEPCSTCHCHFFKAICFCRRINMKCNKNT; translated from the exons ATGAAGCTGTCactgttgtgtttatttgttctttttctggCCTTTGTGAGCGGAGGACTTCTCACCAGCAATGATCTCCAAAGTGGCAGCAGCGATTTGACAAAGAACTCCAGGAGGGCAG GCTTTTTTCCAAACAAACATAGGACACTGTTTGCAAGAAGAGGGCAGTATGAACAGCATAAGCTTCTGATGATG AGGCCTAAAGTGTTGCCCATTCTTCCAAAGTACTCGTCGACCAATGCACCAAAACCTGCTCCTGCCACATGTTCCCACCGGGGACAAAGCTGTTTGCCAAATCAAGGGTGTTGTGAGCCGTGTTCCACATGCCACTGCCACTTCTTCAAAGCCATCTGCTTCTGTAGAAGGATAAATatgaaatgcaataaaaatacataa